CTATTGTTACGACATTTTGATATTAGTATGGCAGTAGCTGCTGCTGTAATCGTTTCCGCAATCAGTGTTTGGACGGCGATTGCACAAGTAAACAGCGACGTTTATTGGCAAGTTGTTTTATTCGCAGGTCCAGGGGCAGTTCTAGGAGGCATATTTGCTAAAACCTTAGTAACCCATTTATCGGCAATTAAGTTGAAATTATTTTTTGCTTGTTGGTTACTGTTAAGTGGTGTGGTGGGTTTAATTTAAATTGCAATAAATAAAGCTTAATGAGAGTGATTCGTATATGCGTTGACAATTGTTGTTGTCCTAGTACAATTAGCTCATAATCTTTTATTGAGACACAACTCATGTTGACGAAATCGTTTACTACCTTGTTTATTGCACTATTTTTTATGGCAAATTTTAGCGCCAGTGCAAGTGACGAAGTTAATGTTTACTCTTACAGACAACCTTTTCTTGTAGAACCTTTATTTACCCAATTTACTGAGCAAACTGGTATTAAAGTGAATGTAGTTTTTGCTAAAAAGGGTATGGCTGAACGCTTAGCGCGTGAAGGTAAATATAGCCCTGCCGATATACTACTCACCACAGATATTAGTCGTTTGATTGAATTACGCGATAAAGACTTAGTTCAAGCAGTTAACTCTCCAGTATTAAGTAATTCAATCCCTAAACAATACCAAGCACAAGATAATACTTGGTTTGCCTTAACTACGCGGGTTCGTAATATATATTCAGCGAAGCGTTTGGGAAAAATTGATATAAATTATGAAGACTTAGCGAATGAAAAATATAAAGGTCGTATTTGTACACGTAGCGGTAAACACCCATATAACGTTGCCTTAGTGGCTTCGATGATCAGTGAACATGGCGAAGCTTATACGTTAGATTGGCTTAAAAAAGTTAAGAATAATTTAGCACGTAAACCTCAGGGCAGTGATCGTGGCCAAGTACAAGCGATCCATCAAAAGTTGTGTGATATTTCATTAGGTAATAGTTACTACTTTGGAAAAATGCTAAAAGATGAAAAGCAAAAAGTATGGGCTGATGAAGTGTACATTAATTTCCCTAACCAAAAAAATCGCGGGGCCCATATTAATATCTCAGGCGTTGCTATGGCTAAATATGCTCCTAATGCGAAGAATGCTCAAGCGTTAATGGAATTTCTAGTCTCTAAACCTGCACAAGCGTTATATGCACAAACAAATATGGAATATCCTGTTCGTGAAGGTGTTGCAGTATCAAAGCTGGTTGCTTCTTGGGGTAGTTATAAAGCAGATGCGTTACCGTTAGAAGATATTGCTAAAAACCGTAAAACAGCATTAAAGCTATTAGATCAAGCACAGTTTGATTTGTGATCGCACTGTATAACAGCAGAACATGGAAGTTATCTAGCTATATAATTGCACTGGTATTGATAGTGCCAGTAGTGGTTATGCTAGTC
The DNA window shown above is from Colwellia psychrerythraea 34H and carries:
- a CDS encoding extracellular solute-binding protein; this translates as MLTKSFTTLFIALFFMANFSASASDEVNVYSYRQPFLVEPLFTQFTEQTGIKVNVVFAKKGMAERLAREGKYSPADILLTTDISRLIELRDKDLVQAVNSPVLSNSIPKQYQAQDNTWFALTTRVRNIYSAKRLGKIDINYEDLANEKYKGRICTRSGKHPYNVALVASMISEHGEAYTLDWLKKVKNNLARKPQGSDRGQVQAIHQKLCDISLGNSYYFGKMLKDEKQKVWADEVYINFPNQKNRGAHINISGVAMAKYAPNAKNAQALMEFLVSKPAQALYAQTNMEYPVREGVAVSKLVASWGSYKADALPLEDIAKNRKTALKLLDQAQFDL